In Ictalurus punctatus breed USDA103 chromosome 3, Coco_2.0, whole genome shotgun sequence, the following are encoded in one genomic region:
- the mlip gene encoding muscular LMNA-interacting protein isoform X2 → MSKQTLNTSNSMALEQPRGAFGKVSIVFATKLKSFTFLPVLKKLPTENRVKSVWKKGSSKRNEALGDHEAAEGKTFDEGTFNAKVVYVSDMEPQEMTKHSETQKSTTKSAIAPLPIPAVAHGEISCTSPKTHPGTLDTVDNKHSRTPQLGCHNTEAEVSSGLILDSESQREEEVLSPVSSVDIFTSPFSSKESILSEGWEQETGWSALQMLSPSGSVSPCSSVRSGAFTPSVLRIKCHKLAPGSCLMQMPLTSCQTLGCNRHITSPCPLSTRARHRPPPTQLSLLTAILRKGRLPVLSSALQRPYSPCWPISPVNMSSCLACSAASNVAPMVGLRAKSCLSKGKNCTELSCKARPKPPGLISKTEPVSPKDQNKGRRSLTAVETSDAIDSNTNAARSRIISMPEGISSLTMSSYSPSEPPPAHLSKQSHKDIHVSTDPSLMLGSPSSRLMSLSPESNLDQGNGHKSNDTSPIVRKTKPCQASSSDLKLVQMAHERSPTPDHKPIQQSQDILASAVPKYIDVRPGSHLRNYRKISQELEKIHSVSPVFQHSPSPRVAGLTHLADTPSISPVLLSPRPGSCTSTSGCNTLSSSPAVPYHHLSPSPSYSLCSSPTPSQRDSTPDCIDRGSKKPYKIKSTYKALAAIPTNTLLLEQQAIDDEVDKNNAPLDPSDSFAWEDPHSQMCSPAQLRQQSKELYQVIDEVLKDTNQARPSSSTNKLTAKSVASEATRKLTPSPRSLGRETKYATFHLQPPAHAEKTLTKPGVIRPAIVMSRLDDDKEKSCFSNTYQKQQDRFSTDHQNNIASSTLSTKDEPHGRGDLEGEKESSEVREKCMSSSILVKNQAREYSTPSPRGMSL, encoded by the exons ATGTCCAAACAAACGCTCAACACAAGCAATAGCATGGCTTTGGAGCAGCCACGTGGGGCCTTTGGAAAG GTCTCCATTGTCTTTGCAACCAAGCTCAAGTCATTTACCTTCCTGCCAGTTCTGAAAAAGCTGCCTACAGAAAACAGGGTTAAATCAGTGTGGAAGAAAGGGTCAAGTAAACGGAATGAG GCTTTGGGAGACCATGAGGCTGCAGAAGGGAAAACATTTGATGAAGGTACTTTCAATGCCAAAGTTGTCTACGTTAGTGACATGGAGCCCCAAGAGATGACCAAGCACTCTGAAACTCAG aaATCTACTACCAAGTCAGCTATTGCCCCATTGCCTATCCCAGCTGTGGCTCATGGTGAAATAAGCTGCACAAGCCCAAAGACTCACCCTGGCACCCTGGACACAGTTGATAATAAACATTCAAGGACCCCCCAGCTAGGGTGTCACAACACTGAAGCTGAGGTCAGCTCAGGGCTGATTTTAGACAGTGAGTCtcagagagaggaggaggtcCTGAGCCCAGTCAGCTCTGTGGACATTTTTACATCTCCTTTCTCTTCTAAAGAGTCCATCCTCTCTGAGGGCTGGGAGCAGGAAACAGGCTGGTCTGCGCTCCAAATGCTATCTCCCAGTGGTTCTGTCTCCCCCTGTTCATCTGTGAGGTCAGGGGCTTTTACCCCATCAGTACTGAGAATCAAATGCCACAAACTTGCCCCAGGCTCCTGCCTAATGCAGATGCCGCTTACCTCCTGCCAGACACTTGGTTGCAACAGACATATCACCTCACCATGCCCCTTGTCCACCCGTGCCCGACACAGGCCCCCACCCACACAACTGTCACTGTTAACGGCCATCTTGAGGAAGGGCCGTTTACCAGTCCTTTCTTCTGCCTTGCAGAGGCCCTACTCTCCTTGTTGGCCCATTAGCCCAGTCAACATGTCCTCCTGTTTGGCCTGTTCGGCGGCTTCAAATGTAGCTCCTATGGTGGGCTTACGAGCAAAGTCATGTTTGTCTAAAGGCAAAAATTGTACAGAGCTCAGTTGCAAAGCACGGCCAAAGCCACCAGGTTTAATTTCTAAGACAGAGCCTGTGTCACCCAAGGACCAGAACAAGGGAAGGCGCTCATTAACAGCAGTAGAAACATCAGATGCAATTGACTCTAACACAAATGCAGCCAGAAGTAGGATTATTTCGATGCCAGAAGGAATAAGTTCTTTGACCATGTCAAGTTACTCTCCTTCTGAGCCTCCTCCAGCACATTTATCCAAACAGTCCCATAAAGATATTCATGTATCCACAGATCCCAGCTTGATGCTTGGTTCACCTTCCTCTAGACTAATGTCTTTATCTCCTGAATCCAATTTAGACCAAGGAAATGGACACAAATCAAATGACACATCTCCTAttgtaagaaaaacaaaaccttgtCAGGCATCATCCTCTGATTTGAAACTTGTGCAGATGGCACATGAACGTTCTCCTACCCCTGATCACAAACCCATTCAACAGTCTCAAGACATCTTAGCTTCAGCAGTCCCAAAGTACATAGATGTCAGACCAGGCTCACATTTGCGAAATTACAGGAAAATCTCTCAAGAGCTAGAGAAAATTCATTCAGTATCCCCAGTTTTTCAACATTCTCCTTCCCCAAGGGTTGCTGGCCTCACCCATCTTGCTGACACACCTTCTATTTCACCTGTCCTCCTCTCACCGAGGCCAGGCTCCTGCACTTCTACATCAGGCTGCAACACATTGTCTTCATCTCCAGCAGTCCCCTATCATCATCTCTCCCCTTCTCCCTCTTACTCACTCTGTTCCTCACCTACTCCATCCCAAAGGGACAGTACTCCAGACTGCATAGACAGGGGTAGCAAAAAG CCATACAAGATCAAGTCCACCTACAAGGCTCTTGCTGCTATTCCAACAAATACTCTCCTTCTGGAACAGCAG GCAATTGATGATGAGGTTGATAAGAATAATGCTCCTCTGGACCCTAGTGACAGTTTTGCATGGGAGGACCCTCATTCTCAG ATGTGCAGCCCTGCCCAGCTCCGACAGCAGTCCAAAGAGCTTTATCAAGTGATTGATGAAGTATTAAAGGACACAAACCAAGCA AGACCCTCAAGTTCTACTAACAAACTCACTGCAAAGTCTGTGGCATCTGAAGCAACAAGG AAACTAACACCATCGCCAAGATCTTTAGGACGAGAAACAAAATAT GCTACTTTTCATCTCCAACCCCCTGCACATGCTGAAAAAACACTG ACAAAGCCTGGGGTTATAAGACCAGCCATAGTTATGTCAAGATTAGATGATGACAAAGAGAAAAGCTGTTTTTCAAATACATATCAAAAACAACAAGATAGATTCTCCACTGACCACCAGAACAAT ATTGCCAGCAGTACGTTGTCCACAAAGGATGAGCCTCATGGAAGAGGAGATTTGGAAGGGGAGAAGGAGTCCTCTGAAGTACGTGAGAAGTGTATGTCAAGCTCAATACTCGTGAAGAATCAGGCCAGGGAATACAGCACTCCATCGCCAAGAGGCATGTCTCTATAA
- the mlip gene encoding muscular LMNA-interacting protein isoform X3 codes for MSKQTLNTSNSMALEQPRGAFGKVSIVFATKLKSFTFLPVLKKLPTENRVKSVWKKGSSKRNEALGDHEAAEGKTFDEGTFNAKVVYVSDMEPQEMTKHSETQQKSTTKSAIAPLPIPAVAHGEISCTSPKTHPGTLDTVDNKHSRTPQLGCHNTEAEVSSGLILDSESQREEEVLSPVSSVDIFTSPFSSKESILSEGWEQETGWSALQMLSPSGSVSPCSSVRSGAFTPSVLRIKCHKLAPGSCLMQMPLTSCQTLGCNRHITSPCPLSTRARHRPPPTQLSLLTAILRKGRLPVLSSALQRPYSPCWPISPVNMSSCLACSAASNVAPMVGLRAKSCLSKGKNCTELSCKARPKPPGLISKTEPVSPKDQNKGRRSLTAVETSDAIDSNTNAARSRIISMPEGISSLTMSSYSPSEPPPAHLSKQSHKDIHVSTDPSLMLGSPSSRLMSLSPESNLDQGNGHKSNDTSPIVRKTKPCQASSSDLKLVQMAHERSPTPDHKPIQQSQDILASAVPKYIDVRPGSHLRNYRKISQELEKIHSVSPVFQHSPSPRVAGLTHLADTPSISPVLLSPRPGSCTSTSGCNTLSSSPAVPYHHLSPSPSYSLCSSPTPSQRDSTPDCIDRGSKKPYKIKSTYKALAAIPTNTLLLEQQAIDDEVDKNNAPLDPSDSFAWEDPHSQMCSPAQLRQQSKELYQVIDEVLKDTNQARPSSSTNKLTAKSVASEATRKLTPSPRSLGRETKYATFHLQPPAHAEKTLIASSTLSTKDEPHGRGDLEGEKESSEVREKCMSSSILVKNQAREYSTPSPRGMSL; via the exons ATGTCCAAACAAACGCTCAACACAAGCAATAGCATGGCTTTGGAGCAGCCACGTGGGGCCTTTGGAAAG GTCTCCATTGTCTTTGCAACCAAGCTCAAGTCATTTACCTTCCTGCCAGTTCTGAAAAAGCTGCCTACAGAAAACAGGGTTAAATCAGTGTGGAAGAAAGGGTCAAGTAAACGGAATGAG GCTTTGGGAGACCATGAGGCTGCAGAAGGGAAAACATTTGATGAAGGTACTTTCAATGCCAAAGTTGTCTACGTTAGTGACATGGAGCCCCAAGAGATGACCAAGCACTCTGAAACTCAG cagaaATCTACTACCAAGTCAGCTATTGCCCCATTGCCTATCCCAGCTGTGGCTCATGGTGAAATAAGCTGCACAAGCCCAAAGACTCACCCTGGCACCCTGGACACAGTTGATAATAAACATTCAAGGACCCCCCAGCTAGGGTGTCACAACACTGAAGCTGAGGTCAGCTCAGGGCTGATTTTAGACAGTGAGTCtcagagagaggaggaggtcCTGAGCCCAGTCAGCTCTGTGGACATTTTTACATCTCCTTTCTCTTCTAAAGAGTCCATCCTCTCTGAGGGCTGGGAGCAGGAAACAGGCTGGTCTGCGCTCCAAATGCTATCTCCCAGTGGTTCTGTCTCCCCCTGTTCATCTGTGAGGTCAGGGGCTTTTACCCCATCAGTACTGAGAATCAAATGCCACAAACTTGCCCCAGGCTCCTGCCTAATGCAGATGCCGCTTACCTCCTGCCAGACACTTGGTTGCAACAGACATATCACCTCACCATGCCCCTTGTCCACCCGTGCCCGACACAGGCCCCCACCCACACAACTGTCACTGTTAACGGCCATCTTGAGGAAGGGCCGTTTACCAGTCCTTTCTTCTGCCTTGCAGAGGCCCTACTCTCCTTGTTGGCCCATTAGCCCAGTCAACATGTCCTCCTGTTTGGCCTGTTCGGCGGCTTCAAATGTAGCTCCTATGGTGGGCTTACGAGCAAAGTCATGTTTGTCTAAAGGCAAAAATTGTACAGAGCTCAGTTGCAAAGCACGGCCAAAGCCACCAGGTTTAATTTCTAAGACAGAGCCTGTGTCACCCAAGGACCAGAACAAGGGAAGGCGCTCATTAACAGCAGTAGAAACATCAGATGCAATTGACTCTAACACAAATGCAGCCAGAAGTAGGATTATTTCGATGCCAGAAGGAATAAGTTCTTTGACCATGTCAAGTTACTCTCCTTCTGAGCCTCCTCCAGCACATTTATCCAAACAGTCCCATAAAGATATTCATGTATCCACAGATCCCAGCTTGATGCTTGGTTCACCTTCCTCTAGACTAATGTCTTTATCTCCTGAATCCAATTTAGACCAAGGAAATGGACACAAATCAAATGACACATCTCCTAttgtaagaaaaacaaaaccttgtCAGGCATCATCCTCTGATTTGAAACTTGTGCAGATGGCACATGAACGTTCTCCTACCCCTGATCACAAACCCATTCAACAGTCTCAAGACATCTTAGCTTCAGCAGTCCCAAAGTACATAGATGTCAGACCAGGCTCACATTTGCGAAATTACAGGAAAATCTCTCAAGAGCTAGAGAAAATTCATTCAGTATCCCCAGTTTTTCAACATTCTCCTTCCCCAAGGGTTGCTGGCCTCACCCATCTTGCTGACACACCTTCTATTTCACCTGTCCTCCTCTCACCGAGGCCAGGCTCCTGCACTTCTACATCAGGCTGCAACACATTGTCTTCATCTCCAGCAGTCCCCTATCATCATCTCTCCCCTTCTCCCTCTTACTCACTCTGTTCCTCACCTACTCCATCCCAAAGGGACAGTACTCCAGACTGCATAGACAGGGGTAGCAAAAAG CCATACAAGATCAAGTCCACCTACAAGGCTCTTGCTGCTATTCCAACAAATACTCTCCTTCTGGAACAGCAG GCAATTGATGATGAGGTTGATAAGAATAATGCTCCTCTGGACCCTAGTGACAGTTTTGCATGGGAGGACCCTCATTCTCAG ATGTGCAGCCCTGCCCAGCTCCGACAGCAGTCCAAAGAGCTTTATCAAGTGATTGATGAAGTATTAAAGGACACAAACCAAGCA AGACCCTCAAGTTCTACTAACAAACTCACTGCAAAGTCTGTGGCATCTGAAGCAACAAGG AAACTAACACCATCGCCAAGATCTTTAGGACGAGAAACAAAATAT GCTACTTTTCATCTCCAACCCCCTGCACATGCTGAAAAAACACTG ATTGCCAGCAGTACGTTGTCCACAAAGGATGAGCCTCATGGAAGAGGAGATTTGGAAGGGGAGAAGGAGTCCTCTGAAGTACGTGAGAAGTGTATGTCAAGCTCAATACTCGTGAAGAATCAGGCCAGGGAATACAGCACTCCATCGCCAAGAGGCATGTCTCTATAA
- the mlip gene encoding muscular LMNA-interacting protein isoform X1, translated as MSKQTLNTSNSMALEQPRGAFGKVSIVFATKLKSFTFLPVLKKLPTENRVKSVWKKGSSKRNEALGDHEAAEGKTFDEGTFNAKVVYVSDMEPQEMTKHSETQQKSTTKSAIAPLPIPAVAHGEISCTSPKTHPGTLDTVDNKHSRTPQLGCHNTEAEVSSGLILDSESQREEEVLSPVSSVDIFTSPFSSKESILSEGWEQETGWSALQMLSPSGSVSPCSSVRSGAFTPSVLRIKCHKLAPGSCLMQMPLTSCQTLGCNRHITSPCPLSTRARHRPPPTQLSLLTAILRKGRLPVLSSALQRPYSPCWPISPVNMSSCLACSAASNVAPMVGLRAKSCLSKGKNCTELSCKARPKPPGLISKTEPVSPKDQNKGRRSLTAVETSDAIDSNTNAARSRIISMPEGISSLTMSSYSPSEPPPAHLSKQSHKDIHVSTDPSLMLGSPSSRLMSLSPESNLDQGNGHKSNDTSPIVRKTKPCQASSSDLKLVQMAHERSPTPDHKPIQQSQDILASAVPKYIDVRPGSHLRNYRKISQELEKIHSVSPVFQHSPSPRVAGLTHLADTPSISPVLLSPRPGSCTSTSGCNTLSSSPAVPYHHLSPSPSYSLCSSPTPSQRDSTPDCIDRGSKKPYKIKSTYKALAAIPTNTLLLEQQAIDDEVDKNNAPLDPSDSFAWEDPHSQMCSPAQLRQQSKELYQVIDEVLKDTNQARPSSSTNKLTAKSVASEATRKLTPSPRSLGRETKYATFHLQPPAHAEKTLTKPGVIRPAIVMSRLDDDKEKSCFSNTYQKQQDRFSTDHQNNIASSTLSTKDEPHGRGDLEGEKESSEVREKCMSSSILVKNQAREYSTPSPRGMSL; from the exons ATGTCCAAACAAACGCTCAACACAAGCAATAGCATGGCTTTGGAGCAGCCACGTGGGGCCTTTGGAAAG GTCTCCATTGTCTTTGCAACCAAGCTCAAGTCATTTACCTTCCTGCCAGTTCTGAAAAAGCTGCCTACAGAAAACAGGGTTAAATCAGTGTGGAAGAAAGGGTCAAGTAAACGGAATGAG GCTTTGGGAGACCATGAGGCTGCAGAAGGGAAAACATTTGATGAAGGTACTTTCAATGCCAAAGTTGTCTACGTTAGTGACATGGAGCCCCAAGAGATGACCAAGCACTCTGAAACTCAG cagaaATCTACTACCAAGTCAGCTATTGCCCCATTGCCTATCCCAGCTGTGGCTCATGGTGAAATAAGCTGCACAAGCCCAAAGACTCACCCTGGCACCCTGGACACAGTTGATAATAAACATTCAAGGACCCCCCAGCTAGGGTGTCACAACACTGAAGCTGAGGTCAGCTCAGGGCTGATTTTAGACAGTGAGTCtcagagagaggaggaggtcCTGAGCCCAGTCAGCTCTGTGGACATTTTTACATCTCCTTTCTCTTCTAAAGAGTCCATCCTCTCTGAGGGCTGGGAGCAGGAAACAGGCTGGTCTGCGCTCCAAATGCTATCTCCCAGTGGTTCTGTCTCCCCCTGTTCATCTGTGAGGTCAGGGGCTTTTACCCCATCAGTACTGAGAATCAAATGCCACAAACTTGCCCCAGGCTCCTGCCTAATGCAGATGCCGCTTACCTCCTGCCAGACACTTGGTTGCAACAGACATATCACCTCACCATGCCCCTTGTCCACCCGTGCCCGACACAGGCCCCCACCCACACAACTGTCACTGTTAACGGCCATCTTGAGGAAGGGCCGTTTACCAGTCCTTTCTTCTGCCTTGCAGAGGCCCTACTCTCCTTGTTGGCCCATTAGCCCAGTCAACATGTCCTCCTGTTTGGCCTGTTCGGCGGCTTCAAATGTAGCTCCTATGGTGGGCTTACGAGCAAAGTCATGTTTGTCTAAAGGCAAAAATTGTACAGAGCTCAGTTGCAAAGCACGGCCAAAGCCACCAGGTTTAATTTCTAAGACAGAGCCTGTGTCACCCAAGGACCAGAACAAGGGAAGGCGCTCATTAACAGCAGTAGAAACATCAGATGCAATTGACTCTAACACAAATGCAGCCAGAAGTAGGATTATTTCGATGCCAGAAGGAATAAGTTCTTTGACCATGTCAAGTTACTCTCCTTCTGAGCCTCCTCCAGCACATTTATCCAAACAGTCCCATAAAGATATTCATGTATCCACAGATCCCAGCTTGATGCTTGGTTCACCTTCCTCTAGACTAATGTCTTTATCTCCTGAATCCAATTTAGACCAAGGAAATGGACACAAATCAAATGACACATCTCCTAttgtaagaaaaacaaaaccttgtCAGGCATCATCCTCTGATTTGAAACTTGTGCAGATGGCACATGAACGTTCTCCTACCCCTGATCACAAACCCATTCAACAGTCTCAAGACATCTTAGCTTCAGCAGTCCCAAAGTACATAGATGTCAGACCAGGCTCACATTTGCGAAATTACAGGAAAATCTCTCAAGAGCTAGAGAAAATTCATTCAGTATCCCCAGTTTTTCAACATTCTCCTTCCCCAAGGGTTGCTGGCCTCACCCATCTTGCTGACACACCTTCTATTTCACCTGTCCTCCTCTCACCGAGGCCAGGCTCCTGCACTTCTACATCAGGCTGCAACACATTGTCTTCATCTCCAGCAGTCCCCTATCATCATCTCTCCCCTTCTCCCTCTTACTCACTCTGTTCCTCACCTACTCCATCCCAAAGGGACAGTACTCCAGACTGCATAGACAGGGGTAGCAAAAAG CCATACAAGATCAAGTCCACCTACAAGGCTCTTGCTGCTATTCCAACAAATACTCTCCTTCTGGAACAGCAG GCAATTGATGATGAGGTTGATAAGAATAATGCTCCTCTGGACCCTAGTGACAGTTTTGCATGGGAGGACCCTCATTCTCAG ATGTGCAGCCCTGCCCAGCTCCGACAGCAGTCCAAAGAGCTTTATCAAGTGATTGATGAAGTATTAAAGGACACAAACCAAGCA AGACCCTCAAGTTCTACTAACAAACTCACTGCAAAGTCTGTGGCATCTGAAGCAACAAGG AAACTAACACCATCGCCAAGATCTTTAGGACGAGAAACAAAATAT GCTACTTTTCATCTCCAACCCCCTGCACATGCTGAAAAAACACTG ACAAAGCCTGGGGTTATAAGACCAGCCATAGTTATGTCAAGATTAGATGATGACAAAGAGAAAAGCTGTTTTTCAAATACATATCAAAAACAACAAGATAGATTCTCCACTGACCACCAGAACAAT ATTGCCAGCAGTACGTTGTCCACAAAGGATGAGCCTCATGGAAGAGGAGATTTGGAAGGGGAGAAGGAGTCCTCTGAAGTACGTGAGAAGTGTATGTCAAGCTCAATACTCGTGAAGAATCAGGCCAGGGAATACAGCACTCCATCGCCAAGAGGCATGTCTCTATAA